The nucleotide sequence CATCTTCTGGTGCAAGGTTTTGATTTGGTGTTAACTCGCCTACGGTGAAAGCATCGGCAACTTGTCTACCACGTAATGCTTGGGCGTAACCTGCTGAGAGTTTTACTGTTTCTGTAAAGCTATACTCAAAGCCAATATTGCCGCTAAAACCATCTTGTTTATCCGTAGAGAATTCATCTGTCGATGTAACTGGCGCGCCACTAGCATCGGTTTCAACAATCCACACGCCATCAACTTTTATCCAGTTTGCTTCAACACCGCTGTGCTCAAGATCATAAGCATCATAACGAGCACCGAAGCTTAATAATAATTCATCAGTCAATTGCCAATGGTCTTGCACATAGACACCAGTTACCGTGCCTTTTTCATCAAAAATACCACCAAAATCTTCATAAGATTGAGAATGTACCTTATCTACCTTTTGCTCAACGCCGTAGGTCAGGCTATGCATGTCTAAATCACTGGTATTTCGAATATCAAAACCGGTAGTTTTAATTGCCGCATCCCACGTATAAAGTTCACGCTTAAATGATGACTCAGTACTGTAGAGTGTTGTTTCAAGATTCACTAAATTATTAAGGTACCAGGCATGATTTAATACAATAGTTTCACGCTTGCCCCATGATGCAAATAATGGATCGCCAGCAAGTGGGGCCCAGTTAGTTTGCTTGCCAAATTCACCTTCTTCTTTACGGTTTTCGTAACTTAATGATAAATCTTGATTCTCAGTCAGTGCAGCATTTACTTTAATAAAACTAAGCGTTTGATCAGCCGCAGTACCAGGAATTTCGTTACCATCTCCGTCATCCATATTGTTGCGGCTCACATTCACATATGAAGCAAGCACGCCTACCTCATCTGTTAACTTGCCATATAAAGAAATGCTTTCTTTGTGACCATCATTGGTGAAGTAACTTGCTTTTGCTATACCGCCAAACCGTTCATCTTTTCTCAGTAAATTGTCAGCGCTTTTTGTTTTAAAACGAATAGCGCCGCCTACGGCACCCGTACCTGATGTCGCCTCACCAGCGCCCGCTTGTACTTCAATACTTTGTAATAGCTCAGGCTCTATGGCTACGCGGCCAATATGATGAAATAGCGTACTGGTTTGCGGTGCACCATCAACGGTGACATTGACCATTGAGTCTTCCATACCGCGAACAAAGATTTTTTGGGCAATACCCAATGAGCCACCCACGGTAACTGAAGGGGTATAACGAAAAATATCTTCTAAGTCGTTTGCTTGATAATTTTCTAATTCTTCAGGGTAATTTCTGAGTTAGTTGTGGCGCCTACAACGGTGATTCTTTCAATGTTTTTGTCTTTAGGCTTAGTTTCAGTTTGCTCAGCGTATACGTTAGTACTACAGCAAACGGCAAGGATAGCGCTGGTGATACTATTTTTTAAAAAACTTGTTCTAGTGACTAAAAATGACATGGGTATATCTCAAATAACTGTTAAATAGCTAAATGAGAATTATTACCATTTGTGACGGTTAAAGATACGACTTTTACATTTGTTACATTTAAGTCATAGGAATGATGATCGTAACCATTAAGCCACCCTTTAGGTGATTATCAGCACTAATTTTTGCTCGAACACTGTTCAGATGACGTTTAGCTAAAGCTAATCCAAGTCCAAAGCTATCGCTCTCAGTCATGTGAGCATTATCCACTCGAAAGAAGGGGTTAAAGATACGTGCTAAATATTGCTCTGGGATACCCGGACCTTGGTCGATAATATTGAGGCAATAATGTTGATCACATGGTGTTAATTCTACCTGTACCGATTTACCAAACGGTGTATAGCGTAAGGCATTACGAATAACGTTTTCTATTGCTGAGCCTAACGCTTTATGACTACTGTTGTGGATGATGGCATTACTTGGACAGTCGAGTGTGAGTTTTCTGTCAGGGTATTCAAATTTTGCATCGTCAATCAACACATCAAGCAAGTCGACTAAATCGACATCTTCTTGCTGAATAATGGGTTTTTCATTTTCTAACCAGGCTAAAGTAAGCGTGTCTTCTACTAATTTTCTAATGTGCTGAGACTCTCGACTGATACGTTCTAAATGATATTGACTCTCTTGAATTTCAAAACTATTAACCGCTATATCTAAACGCGTTAGAGGGGTTCGTAGCTCATGTGATAAGTCTGAAATAAGCTCTCGCTGATTTAAGATTAGCTCTCCAATACGACTGGCCATTTGATCAAAGGTTGAGGCTAGATGCGATAATTCATCGTTGCGGTTACCTAAATGTTTTTTAACGCGAACATTATAGTCGCCTTCGCTAAACGCAGTTGTTGCTTTATCAAGGCGACGTAACGGTGTAATGATATGTCGATAGAGTAATACAGACAGTAAAATCAAAATTGCTAGCGGCATAAAAATTTGCATCGCCATACGTGTGGTCAGCCAATAAGTGCCAGGACGCATTCGCTCAGGTAATTGAATCAAAAAACTGACATTGCCTTGCGAAAAAGGTAACTCCATTATTGGGTTACTTTTAAAATATAAATGGATTTTCCAATCAATACTACGACCATAATGATAAGTAATCCCCGTGCTATTTTTGGGGTATTCACCGGCGATATGTATAGTTTTAAAACCTGCGACAGAGACCCGAGTATTCTCCTCCCTTTTAATTGTATTAAGTAAATTTTCAAGTTGCTGCTGCTGGCCTGATAAATACAACCGTTCCGCTTCGTTGCCCCAGGCTTTTAACTGCATACGGTCTTTATCGGCGATAAAACTCATACTTTCTTCTGTTTGTGTTGTTAGTGCATTGAGTGCATAAAAAAAAGCGACTAAACCAGTCGCAAGAATAAGGCATAATTTCCACAGTATTTTTCGATTCATTTAAAGCAATATCCTTTTCCATGCACGGTTTGTAATCGCTCTCCTAGCCAATTTGCTTCGTTGAGTTTTCTTCTTACACGACTTAAATGCATATCTAAACTTCGATCATAGGCACCTAGTTTTTTATTGAGCACGGTTTGGTATAAATCGGCTTTACTCACAATGATATCTTGCTGTGAAACTAGCGCCCAAAGTAACTTAAACTGAATAGTGGTAAATTCGATTTCTTGATGATTGACATAAATAACTTGTTTGCCAGCATTAAGTGTCAAGCCATCGATATTTATTTCTGTTCGACTTTTAGGGTTAGCATTGGCATTCGGTTTGCTGCGTCTGAGGATACTTTCAATTCTCAGCAGTAATTCTTGGGTGTTAAATGGCTTAGCGACATAATCATCTGCCCCATGACTTAAACCCAAAATACGCTCTTCTTCAGCGCCTTTAGCCGAAATCATAATCACCGGTTGTTGGCTTGTCTCTCGAAGGGTTTTCAATAATGAAACACCATCTAATTTAGGTAGCACTTTATCGAGTAAAATAAGGTGGTGCTGTTGCGATAAAGCTGACTTTAAGCCGGAAACGCCATCAAAGCATTGCTCCACGCAATAGCCTAGTTTGACGAGTAAATCGGTGAGGTAATTATTTAACGTACTATCGTCTTCAATTAATAAAATACTAATTTTTGACATGAGCCATCCAAAGCGATACAAATGATAATTATTATCGTTTGAATGATAGTCACATTGATACTTGAAGTAAACACTTGATGTTGTCTTCGTATGAGTCTTATTTTTTATTGAATCTCATAGCAATGCAGGAGAGCGATAAACTGAAAGTTTCAGATTCAGTTAAATAGGGTCATGTTGATGCAGGTAGCTGTACTTATTTAGTAAAGTGAACATCAGATTTTTATCTGA is from Colwellia sp. Arc7-635 and encodes:
- a CDS encoding TonB-dependent receptor; translation: MFRYTPSVTVGGSLGIAQKIFVRGMEDSMVNVTVDGAPQTSTLFHHIGRVAIEPELLQSIEVQAGAGEATSGTGAVGGAIRFKTKSADNLLRKDERFGGIAKASYFTNDGHKESISLYGKLTDEVGVLASYVNVSRNNMDDGDGNEIPGTAADQTLSFIKVNAALTENQDLSLSYENRKEEGEFGKQTNWAPLAGDPLFASWGKRETIVLNHAWYLNNLVNLETTLYSTESSFKRELYTWDAAIKTTGFDIRNTSDLDMHSLTYGVEQKVDKVHSQSYEDFGGIFDEKGTVTGVYVQDHWQLTDELLLSFGARYDAYDLEHSGVEANWIKVDGVWIVETDASGAPVTSTDEFSTDKQDGFSGNIGFEYSFTETVKLSAGYAQALRGRQVADAFTVGELTPNQNLAPEDVDNTELGLVYNDGTWLFEASAYLSVINDVVFDKFKGGEGVYYENIGDLETKGVELVAGYQGDKFDVIFSYSHNNVELNNAAFIWPDADDASGYSTVILDGVDMAAYEYGGLGNAIGDSFNIHFNYQVNEQIKLGMNYNHVANLNDIDVFHRSIELGWVTALETIDKPGYDLFDAYVTYEPIDNLRFDLSVQNLFDETYRSHGSIADYGHIPGYESVVGIKESGRDIRLTASYQF
- a CDS encoding sensor histidine kinase produces the protein MNRKILWKLCLILATGLVAFFYALNALTTQTEESMSFIADKDRMQLKAWGNEAERLYLSGQQQQLENLLNTIKREENTRVSVAGFKTIHIAGEYPKNSTGITYHYGRSIDWKIHLYFKSNPIMELPFSQGNVSFLIQLPERMRPGTYWLTTRMAMQIFMPLAILILLSVLLYRHIITPLRRLDKATTAFSEGDYNVRVKKHLGNRNDELSHLASTFDQMASRIGELILNQRELISDLSHELRTPLTRLDIAVNSFEIQESQYHLERISRESQHIRKLVEDTLTLAWLENEKPIIQQEDVDLVDLLDVLIDDAKFEYPDRKLTLDCPSNAIIHNSSHKALGSAIENVIRNALRYTPFGKSVQVELTPCDQHYCLNIIDQGPGIPEQYLARIFNPFFRVDNAHMTESDSFGLGLALAKRHLNSVRAKISADNHLKGGLMVTIIIPMT
- a CDS encoding response regulator transcription factor encodes the protein MSKISILLIEDDSTLNNYLTDLLVKLGYCVEQCFDGVSGLKSALSQQHHLILLDKVLPKLDGVSLLKTLRETSQQPVIMISAKGAEEERILGLSHGADDYVAKPFNTQELLLRIESILRRSKPNANANPKSRTEINIDGLTLNAGKQVIYVNHQEIEFTTIQFKLLWALVSQQDIIVSKADLYQTVLNKKLGAYDRSLDMHLSRVRRKLNEANWLGERLQTVHGKGYCFK